A window from Halomicrobium urmianum encodes these proteins:
- a CDS encoding AI-2E family transporter codes for MRSPTLRTRRCSRGSVPTGATPWREARLSGPLSDVRDGVRADDAWRQWNFTYDPPEGSHTVVARVIDGNGSNPASGGRPVPAVSRDGLGESSEGICGGIPSFPAAPVGDRTLQGRSLPVATPKSEGMDLDERSTRVLWWIAGGLLVAVVGYTLWTVLGGLVFGLFLYYAVRPAYVRIAEFIDDTGGLEVEDSRIAATATLLLVGLPMIAVVALALYRVAHDVEAFLDTHQLSEYGSILQPYAGIARSLEEGTLPDGTANGGGGALSGGGLGSALDPLLQYGPVVLGIVTDVFVMVVVAYYLLQYDDDIAEWARGTFDDQPSVISVMATVDAELEHIYWGNLVLVALTALIAGVNYYALQFVAPEGVTIPYVFLLAMVTGIMTLVPAIGIKLVYFPMAGFLAYRAVTGGTPLWFPIAFFLVTFVVVDVFPDTIVRPWISAGELNMGLVLMAYVFGAVAFGWYGVFLGPIVLVVFLEFARTILPELMTDARVKDVVD; via the coding sequence GTGCGGTCTCCGACCCTCCGAACACGTCGGTGCTCTCGCGGCTCCGTCCCGACGGGGGCGACGCCCTGGCGGGAGGCGAGGCTCTCAGGCCCGCTCTCGGACGTCCGCGACGGCGTCCGGGCGGACGACGCCTGGCGACAGTGGAACTTCACGTACGACCCGCCCGAGGGGAGCCATACCGTCGTCGCCCGCGTGATCGACGGGAACGGGTCCAACCCAGCGAGCGGCGGTCGCCCCGTCCCCGCGGTGTCGCGGGACGGGCTCGGCGAGAGTTCTGAGGGTATCTGCGGCGGGATCCCATCGTTCCCGGCGGCTCCCGTCGGCGACCGGACGTTGCAGGGGCGCTCTTTACCGGTCGCGACGCCCAAGTCTGAGGGGATGGACCTGGACGAGCGGAGCACGCGGGTCCTCTGGTGGATCGCCGGCGGCCTGCTCGTCGCAGTCGTCGGATACACGCTGTGGACGGTGCTGGGCGGGCTCGTCTTCGGGCTCTTCCTCTACTACGCCGTCCGCCCGGCGTACGTCCGCATCGCCGAGTTCATCGACGACACCGGCGGACTGGAGGTCGAAGACTCGCGAATCGCCGCGACGGCGACGCTGCTGCTCGTCGGTCTCCCGATGATCGCCGTCGTCGCGCTCGCGCTCTATCGTGTGGCCCACGACGTCGAGGCCTTCCTGGATACGCACCAGCTCTCCGAGTACGGGTCGATCTTACAGCCCTACGCCGGTATCGCCCGATCGCTGGAGGAGGGGACGCTACCGGACGGGACGGCGAACGGCGGTGGCGGCGCGCTCTCTGGAGGGGGCCTCGGCTCGGCACTCGACCCGCTGCTCCAGTACGGCCCGGTGGTTCTGGGCATCGTTACCGACGTCTTCGTCATGGTGGTAGTGGCCTACTACCTGCTCCAGTACGACGACGACATCGCCGAGTGGGCACGCGGCACCTTCGACGACCAGCCCAGTGTCATCTCGGTCATGGCGACCGTCGACGCGGAGCTGGAGCACATCTACTGGGGTAACCTAGTTCTGGTGGCGCTCACGGCCCTGATCGCCGGCGTGAACTACTACGCGCTGCAGTTCGTGGCGCCGGAGGGCGTCACGATCCCCTACGTCTTCCTGCTGGCGATGGTGACGGGGATCATGACGCTCGTCCCGGCTATCGGCATCAAGCTGGTCTACTTCCCGATGGCGGGCTTTCTGGCCTACCGCGCCGTGACCGGGGGGACGCCGCTGTGGTTCCCGATCGCCTTCTTCCTGGTGACATTCGTCGTCGTCGACGTGTTCCCGGACACGATCGTCCGGCCGTGGATCTCCGCCGGCGAGCTGAACATGGGCCTCGTCCTCATGGCCTACGTCTTCGGCGCCGTCGCCTTCGGCTGGTACGGCGTCTTCCTCGGGCCCATCGTCCTCGTCGTCTTCCTCGAGTTCGCGCGGACGATCCTCCCCGAGCTGATGACCGACGCCAGAGTGAAGGACGTGGTCGACTGA
- a CDS encoding TVP38/TMEM64 family protein, translating to MDRLTRRQLVATGVVVALAVVATLLLSPRGILEAVAGLSERPLLFGAALAVLYLVRPLFAWPISPISALVGYVLGMSYGVPVALVGAVLTCVPPFLFARHVGTAGGLFGRLNDAGRRVVEVTGATRGVLAARLSPLPADPVSYGAGLSGVSLRAYLAGTLVGEIPWVFVEVLAGASMRRLTLSGIDAGVHVLLASFALAVLVVAGPAYRHVRASQPG from the coding sequence ATGGATCGGCTCACGCGACGCCAGCTGGTCGCGACCGGCGTGGTCGTGGCCCTCGCCGTCGTCGCGACGCTGCTGCTCTCGCCGCGGGGCATTCTTGAGGCGGTCGCCGGGCTCTCCGAGCGGCCGTTGCTGTTCGGCGCAGCGCTCGCCGTCCTCTATCTGGTCCGGCCGCTGTTCGCGTGGCCGATCAGCCCGATCTCGGCGCTGGTCGGGTACGTGCTCGGGATGTCCTACGGGGTCCCGGTGGCGCTGGTCGGCGCCGTGCTGACCTGCGTGCCGCCCTTCCTGTTCGCCCGCCACGTCGGGACGGCCGGGGGGCTGTTCGGCCGGCTCAACGACGCCGGGCGCCGAGTCGTCGAGGTGACCGGGGCGACGCGGGGCGTGCTGGCGGCCCGGCTCTCGCCGCTGCCGGCCGACCCCGTCTCCTACGGCGCGGGGCTGTCGGGCGTGTCGCTGCGGGCCTACCTCGCGGGGACGCTCGTCGGCGAGATTCCATGGGTGTTCGTCGAGGTGCTCGCGGGAGCGTCGATGCGGCGGCTCACGCTGTCGGGGATAGACGCCGGCGTCCACGTCCTGCTGGCGTCGTTCGCCCTGGCCGTGCTCGTGGTCGCCGGGCCGGCCTACCGCCACGTCCGGGCGAGCCAGCCGGGGTAA
- a CDS encoding HVO_2523 family zinc finger protein — MSDGGGRPCPMCDRPMYHRHCKYVCPEHGVVFDCADTFY; from the coding sequence ATGAGCGACGGCGGCGGCCGGCCGTGCCCGATGTGCGACCGTCCGATGTACCACCGGCACTGCAAGTACGTCTGTCCGGAGCACGGCGTCGTGTTCGACTGCGCGGACACCTTCTACTGA
- a CDS encoding GDP-mannose mannosyl hydrolase — protein MSEEHPIPQDDWATIVDSVPLVSVDLVVRHGDGVVLGKRTNEPAKGEWFVPGGVVRKGERLDEAVNRVAEAELGVPVSVQRRLGVYEHFWDEADVESADGKHYVPIGYVVTTDADELAPDDQHADLRTVSPPVDDADLHPYVRDYLVDAGVLSDGG, from the coding sequence GTGAGCGAGGAGCATCCGATCCCGCAGGACGACTGGGCGACGATCGTCGATTCGGTCCCGCTCGTGTCGGTCGACCTCGTCGTCCGGCACGGCGACGGCGTGGTACTGGGAAAGCGGACCAACGAGCCCGCGAAGGGCGAGTGGTTCGTCCCCGGCGGCGTCGTCAGGAAGGGCGAGCGGCTCGACGAGGCCGTCAACAGGGTCGCAGAGGCCGAACTCGGCGTCCCGGTCTCTGTCCAGCGCCGGCTCGGCGTCTACGAGCACTTCTGGGACGAGGCCGACGTCGAGAGCGCGGACGGCAAGCACTACGTACCGATCGGATACGTCGTGACGACGGACGCGGACGAGCTGGCGCCCGACGACCAGCACGCCGACCTCCGGACGGTGTCGCCGCCCGTCGACGACGCCGACCTCCACCCCTACGTCAGGGACTACCTCGTCGACGCTGGCGTCCTCTCGGACGGGGGGTGA
- a CDS encoding DUF5830 family protein produces the protein MTDERVELGIELLAHLEHAELSVAEAIDRIEAVTTNPQLQREILEAAEERGIIERSGGTVEPTASGTYVSFESDVVVKEGEFDCERCGAGISEGHFVSFDDDEVGPYGSTCIRKVLGRE, from the coding sequence GTGACGGACGAGCGCGTCGAGCTGGGGATCGAGCTGCTGGCTCACCTCGAACACGCCGAGCTGTCGGTCGCGGAGGCCATCGACCGGATCGAGGCGGTGACGACCAACCCCCAGCTCCAGCGGGAGATTCTCGAGGCCGCCGAAGAGCGGGGAATCATCGAGCGCTCCGGCGGGACCGTCGAGCCGACGGCGTCGGGGACCTACGTGAGCTTCGAGAGCGACGTGGTCGTCAAGGAGGGCGAGTTCGACTGCGAGCGCTGCGGCGCCGGCATCTCGGAGGGCCACTTCGTCAGCTTCGACGACGACGAGGTGGGTCCCTACGGGTCGACGTGCATCAGGAAGGTCCTCGGGAGAGAATAG
- a CDS encoding AI-2E family transporter — MPEPESPFERARLGWWLYVAALAVVAGYIAYSFVGILVLGVFGYYATRPIYRELRGVIDSDGLVATATIVLVLGPILLLLAYTGFRVFSEIGQLVGESGQQQLLGGALEALTDQQRQAVLSAVENPQQLAQQPQQTFETLLQTGGQAFSAVAGGLLLVSLAVTLTYFLLENGDELAEGFRELVGGRETTAYSYATTVDEDLESVFFGNFLFVVAMSIVAAAAYWATNLLAPAPLAVPMVPVLAVLTGVASLIPIVVGKVIYLPVVGYLAVQALQGNRAHLAFVGGVLVAYFFVLDILPQTFVQPLLTGRTVNPLLLLFAYLLGPILFGWYGFFLMPILFVLLLEAVRIALPELLHGEPLTRRLSMGEDVGADPGDVQESVPEGDSTGDTPGDQ, encoded by the coding sequence ATGCCCGAACCGGAGTCGCCGTTCGAGCGAGCACGACTCGGCTGGTGGCTCTACGTCGCCGCGCTGGCGGTCGTTGCGGGGTACATCGCCTACTCCTTCGTCGGAATCCTGGTCCTGGGCGTCTTCGGCTACTACGCGACGCGACCGATCTACCGCGAGCTCCGGGGCGTGATCGACTCCGACGGACTCGTCGCGACCGCGACGATAGTACTCGTCCTGGGGCCGATCCTCCTGCTGCTAGCGTACACCGGCTTTCGGGTGTTCTCGGAGATCGGCCAGTTGGTCGGCGAGTCCGGACAGCAGCAGTTGCTCGGCGGTGCCCTCGAGGCGCTGACTGACCAGCAGCGGCAGGCGGTGCTCTCAGCCGTCGAGAATCCCCAGCAGCTAGCGCAACAGCCCCAGCAGACGTTCGAGACGCTGCTCCAGACGGGGGGACAGGCCTTCTCGGCCGTCGCCGGTGGGCTGTTGCTGGTGTCGCTCGCGGTGACGCTGACGTACTTCCTGCTGGAGAACGGCGACGAACTCGCCGAGGGGTTCCGAGAACTGGTCGGCGGGCGCGAGACGACCGCGTACAGCTACGCCACGACGGTCGACGAGGACCTCGAGTCGGTGTTCTTCGGCAACTTCCTGTTCGTCGTCGCGATGTCCATCGTCGCGGCGGCCGCGTACTGGGCGACGAACCTCCTGGCGCCGGCCCCGCTCGCGGTTCCGATGGTGCCCGTGCTCGCCGTGTTGACGGGCGTCGCCAGCCTGATCCCGATCGTCGTCGGCAAGGTGATCTACCTCCCCGTGGTCGGCTACCTCGCCGTGCAGGCCCTCCAGGGGAACCGGGCTCACCTGGCGTTCGTCGGTGGCGTGCTGGTGGCGTACTTCTTCGTGCTCGACATCCTCCCACAGACCTTCGTCCAGCCCCTCCTCACGGGACGTACGGTGAACCCGCTGCTACTGCTGTTCGCGTACCTGCTCGGACCGATCCTGTTCGGCTGGTACGGCTTTTTCCTCATGCCGATCCTGTTCGTCCTGCTGCTGGAGGCGGTCCGGATCGCCCTCCCGGAACTGCTGCACGGCGAGCCGCTGACCCGGCGCCTGTCGATGGGCGAGGACGTCGGGGCCGATCCGGGCGACGTACAGGAGTCGGTACCGGAGGGGGATTCGACCGGCGACACGCCGGGCGATCAGTGA
- a CDS encoding adenosylcobalamin-dependent ribonucleoside-diphosphate reductase yields the protein MSDVDLSIDEVDLPIKRTTGDTLAERLTDNAYHNILPARYLRKDADGELIEEQEDLFERVAKNIALAEAVFEAEKQGVDVTVSPDQLKPDHPRRDELAEEVFGKGTSAADDVETELSIYNVNKFAYETLVPELPDAVREHVEEKAAEFQGLMEDLSFMPNSPTLMNAGDELQQLSACFVDSPEDDIDDIHQTAKEAAQVFQSGGGMGYAFWRLRPYGDPVGSTGGIASGPITFMRTYDQMCETIAQGGARRGAQMGVMRVSHPDVIQFIHAKNKDVSLAETLRLNDPDDFTHNSFADALEEARELIDDDGKVPKHLRNAVEGHLSNFNISVGITDDFMEALQAGEEFTFTNPRTGEAHVATEQTEELYEMFDLGEYVEVGEELSIPAEKLWERIVEGAHENGEPGVIYLERVNKEHSFDVDKHPDHRILATNPCGEQPLEEYEACNLGHINLSTLADQGAPDWRVWSERHADEYDSLEDAVDAFLEEALDVEAFQRRIELGTRFLENVVTMSDFPVPQIEEKVREMRKIGLGIMGLAQLYIQLGVKYGSDEANEIARQVMRDINHGSKRASHELAQDRGSFDEWDKSKYANPTEYPEWFEKQTGLDPEEWEDGFPIRNHNTTTIAPTGTTSMVGNTSGGCEPIYNVAYYKNVSDDVQGDEMLVEFDDYFLRTLEANDIDVEEVKREAQEQMSNNEFDGVEGLSTVPDAIGELFVTTGDLTPKQHASIQCACQQGVDSAISKTVNAPNDSSVEDAAEVFEYIYEHGGKGVTYYRDGTRSKQVLTTRAQNTEFAEMDEAEVVAQIEEIFGGIEGFLEHEAVQEALDRSVEDLLDVADGDESAYARKQPRPDVLHGVTQRIDTGYGKLYVNINEDPETERPFELFANIGNSGGFTASFTEALAKTISTALRSGVDPQEIADELQGIRSPKVAWDKGEQIQSIPDAIGTAMRRYLDGEVDKAYPQQQTLEETAEDEATDDQNRQSPPPETDGGPESLADSGARETASQSAGGVAAQNGDDSAGDEADQQALIDAGESPECPECGAMSLYYSEGCKTCESCGWSEC from the coding sequence ATGAGCGACGTAGATCTCTCGATCGACGAGGTTGACCTGCCGATAAAGCGCACCACGGGCGACACGCTCGCGGAGCGCCTGACCGACAACGCCTACCACAACATCCTGCCCGCCCGCTACCTCCGCAAGGACGCGGACGGCGAACTCATCGAGGAGCAGGAGGACCTCTTCGAACGCGTCGCGAAGAACATCGCCCTCGCCGAGGCCGTCTTCGAGGCCGAGAAGCAGGGCGTCGACGTCACGGTTTCGCCCGACCAGCTCAAGCCCGACCACCCGCGCCGGGACGAACTGGCCGAGGAGGTCTTCGGCAAGGGCACTTCCGCCGCCGACGACGTCGAGACTGAGCTCTCCATCTACAACGTCAACAAGTTCGCTTACGAGACGCTGGTCCCCGAGCTCCCCGACGCGGTCCGCGAGCACGTCGAGGAGAAGGCCGCGGAGTTCCAGGGCCTGATGGAGGACCTCTCCTTCATGCCCAACTCCCCGACCCTGATGAACGCCGGGGACGAGCTCCAGCAGCTCTCGGCCTGCTTCGTCGACTCGCCGGAGGACGACATCGACGACATCCACCAGACGGCCAAGGAGGCCGCGCAGGTGTTCCAGTCCGGCGGCGGCATGGGCTACGCCTTCTGGCGGCTGCGCCCCTACGGCGACCCCGTCGGCTCCACCGGCGGCATCGCGTCCGGTCCGATCACGTTCATGCGGACCTACGACCAGATGTGCGAGACCATCGCGCAGGGCGGCGCCCGCCGCGGCGCACAGATGGGCGTCATGCGCGTCTCCCACCCCGACGTCATCCAGTTCATCCACGCCAAGAACAAGGACGTCTCCCTGGCGGAGACGCTGCGCCTGAACGACCCCGACGACTTCACGCACAACTCCTTCGCCGACGCTCTGGAGGAGGCCCGCGAGCTGATCGACGACGACGGGAAGGTCCCCAAGCACCTCCGCAACGCCGTCGAGGGCCACCTCTCTAACTTCAACATCTCCGTCGGCATCACCGACGACTTCATGGAGGCCCTGCAGGCGGGCGAGGAGTTCACCTTCACCAACCCGCGCACGGGCGAGGCCCACGTCGCGACCGAGCAGACCGAGGAGCTGTACGAGATGTTCGACCTCGGCGAGTACGTCGAGGTCGGCGAGGAGCTGTCCATCCCCGCGGAGAAGCTCTGGGAGCGCATCGTCGAGGGCGCCCACGAGAACGGCGAGCCCGGCGTGATCTATCTTGAAAGAGTAAACAAGGAACACAGCTTCGATGTTGACAAACATCCAGATCACCGCATCTTAGCCACAAATCCTTGCGGGGAACAGCCGCTCGAAGAGTACGAAGCGTGTAATCTTGGCCACATCAACCTCTCGACGCTGGCCGACCAGGGCGCGCCCGACTGGCGCGTCTGGTCCGAGCGCCACGCCGACGAGTACGACTCCCTGGAGGACGCCGTCGACGCCTTCCTCGAGGAGGCGCTGGACGTCGAGGCGTTCCAGCGCCGCATCGAGCTGGGCACGCGCTTCCTCGAGAACGTCGTCACGATGTCGGACTTCCCGGTCCCGCAGATCGAGGAGAAGGTCCGCGAGATGCGCAAGATCGGCCTGGGCATCATGGGTCTGGCCCAGCTGTACATCCAGCTCGGCGTGAAGTACGGCAGCGACGAGGCCAACGAGATCGCCCGTCAGGTCATGCGGGACATCAACCACGGCTCGAAGCGGGCCAGCCACGAGCTCGCGCAGGACCGCGGGAGCTTCGACGAGTGGGACAAGTCCAAGTACGCGAACCCCACCGAGTACCCCGAGTGGTTCGAGAAGCAGACCGGCCTCGACCCCGAGGAGTGGGAGGACGGCTTCCCGATCCGGAACCACAACACGACGACCATCGCCCCGACCGGGACGACGTCGATGGTGGGCAACACCTCCGGCGGCTGTGAGCCCATCTACAACGTCGCCTACTACAAGAACGTCTCCGACGACGTCCAGGGCGACGAGATGCTCGTCGAGTTCGACGACTACTTCCTGCGCACGCTGGAGGCCAACGACATCGACGTCGAGGAGGTCAAACGGGAGGCCCAGGAACAGATGTCGAACAACGAGTTCGACGGCGTCGAGGGCCTCTCGACGGTGCCGGACGCCATCGGCGAGCTGTTCGTCACGACCGGCGACCTGACGCCCAAGCAGCACGCCTCGATCCAGTGCGCCTGCCAGCAGGGCGTCGACTCCGCCATCTCCAAGACCGTCAACGCGCCCAACGACTCCTCCGTCGAGGACGCCGCGGAGGTCTTCGAGTACATCTACGAGCACGGCGGCAAGGGCGTCACTTACTACCGCGACGGCACCCGCAGCAAGCAGGTGCTCACCACGCGCGCCCAGAACACCGAGTTCGCCGAGATGGACGAGGCCGAGGTGGTCGCCCAGATCGAGGAGATCTTCGGCGGCATCGAGGGCTTCCTCGAGCACGAGGCCGTCCAGGAGGCGCTCGACCGGTCCGTCGAGGACCTGCTCGACGTGGCCGACGGCGACGAGAGCGCCTACGCCCGCAAGCAGCCCCGGCCTGACGTCCTCCACGGCGTCACCCAGCGCATCGACACGGGCTACGGCAAGCTCTACGTCAACATCAACGAGGATCCCGAGACGGAGCGGCCGTTCGAGCTGTTCGCCAACATCGGCAACTCCGGCGGCTTCACCGCCTCCTTCACCGAGGCGCTGGCCAAGACCATCTCGACGGCGCTGCGCAGCGGCGTCGACCCGCAGGAGATCGCCGACGAGCTACAGGGCATCCGCAGTCCGAAGGTCGCCTGGGACAAGGGCGAGCAGATCCAGTCCATCCCTGACGCTATCGGCACCGCGATGCGCCGCTACCTCGACGGCGAGGTCGACAAGGCCTACCCGCAGCAGCAGACCCTCGAGGAGACCGCCGAGGACGAAGCGACGGACGACCAGAACCGCCAGTCTCCCCCGCCTGAGACGGACGGCGGTCCGGAATCGCTCGCCGATTCCGGAGCACGGGAGACTGCGTCGCAGTCCGCCGGCGGCGTCGCCGCACAGAACGGCGACGACTCGGCCGGCGACGAGGCCGACCAGCAGGCGCTCATCGACGCGGGCGAGAGCCCCGAGTGCCCCGAATGCGGCGCGATGTCGCTGTACTACTCCGAGGGCTGCAAGACCTGCGAGTCCTGCGGCTGGTCCGAGTGCTGA
- a CDS encoding PQQ-dependent sugar dehydrogenase, with translation MTGDDNSTGSESYPASVRRRSVLKGVAAAGGVGLAGVGLAQQDEPIAIRLGGVTSGWTVPDDAGDPVGEGPNPTLTLQAGRDYEVTWENVDGQPHNFAVLDGDEETLLSSEIIEEQGATQTVSFTATEEMAEYLCEVHPVSMRGDVEVGTGDGTATPAGDAQAARFFQRGTEVGVQVVAEGMTAPTDFEDHPELDFYYVTDQTGELWTVDPDEGLSDEPVLNVSDRMVELGTYNGQYGDPESEYDERGLLGVELHPEFPDDQRLFLHYSRPPNEDTPDDWSHVEVVSSFEVGEDGTDVDAGSEQVLLSFQKPQYNHDSGPMAFGPDGYLYVPMGDGGGANDELYGHVDDWYDQNAGGNGQDVTENLLGDVHRIDVDGGDGDRPYGIPEDNPFAGDDSEGLDEIYAYGFRNPFGISFDSRGNCFVADAGQNLFEEADVVERGGNYGWNVKEGTHCFSTENAADPDAITDCPDAEPDEAPYDGSELIDPVVEYPHTYQGQNVGIVIIGGHRYENDVIDGLEGKYVFGEWTKDPSRNEPLGRILAATPPDGFDGADGGTPTATEGSDEDATATPSGEDATTDTATATEDVVPRDELWEMEELIVQDGQEGTLSQFVRMFGQNEEGEIFVLANQLGRLLRAPDSETGYLFKLVPPEEGEDLPQVPDPLPGAEPTEADNETDGSNGN, from the coding sequence ATGACAGGAGACGACAACTCGACTGGTTCGGAGTCGTATCCGGCCAGCGTACGGAGACGAAGCGTTCTGAAAGGCGTCGCAGCCGCGGGCGGCGTCGGCCTCGCCGGCGTCGGGCTCGCCCAGCAGGACGAGCCGATCGCGATCAGACTCGGCGGCGTCACCTCCGGCTGGACGGTTCCCGACGACGCCGGCGACCCCGTCGGCGAGGGGCCCAATCCGACGCTCACCCTGCAGGCCGGCCGGGACTACGAGGTCACCTGGGAGAACGTTGACGGCCAGCCGCACAACTTCGCCGTCCTCGACGGGGACGAGGAGACGCTCCTCAGCAGCGAAATCATCGAGGAGCAGGGCGCGACGCAGACGGTGTCGTTCACCGCGACCGAGGAGATGGCGGAGTACCTCTGCGAGGTCCACCCGGTGAGCATGCGCGGCGACGTCGAGGTCGGGACCGGCGACGGCACCGCGACGCCCGCCGGGGACGCCCAGGCAGCCCGGTTCTTCCAGCGGGGCACGGAGGTCGGCGTCCAGGTGGTCGCGGAAGGGATGACCGCCCCGACCGACTTCGAGGACCACCCCGAGCTCGACTTCTACTACGTCACCGATCAGACCGGCGAACTGTGGACCGTCGACCCGGACGAGGGCCTGTCGGACGAGCCGGTGCTGAACGTCTCCGACCGGATGGTCGAACTCGGAACGTACAACGGCCAGTACGGTGACCCCGAGAGCGAGTACGACGAGCGCGGCCTGCTCGGCGTCGAGTTACACCCGGAGTTCCCCGACGACCAGCGCCTCTTCCTCCACTACAGCAGGCCCCCGAACGAGGACACGCCCGACGACTGGTCCCACGTCGAGGTCGTCTCCTCGTTCGAGGTCGGCGAGGACGGAACCGACGTCGACGCCGGCTCGGAGCAGGTGCTGCTCTCGTTCCAGAAACCGCAGTACAACCACGACAGCGGCCCGATGGCGTTCGGACCCGACGGCTACCTGTACGTGCCCATGGGCGACGGCGGCGGCGCGAACGACGAGCTGTACGGCCACGTCGACGACTGGTACGACCAGAACGCCGGCGGCAACGGTCAGGACGTCACGGAGAACCTGCTCGGCGACGTCCACCGGATCGACGTCGACGGCGGCGATGGGGACCGGCCCTACGGCATCCCGGAGGACAACCCCTTCGCCGGCGACGACAGCGAGGGGCTGGACGAGATCTACGCATACGGCTTCCGCAACCCGTTCGGGATCTCCTTCGACAGCCGGGGGAACTGCTTCGTCGCCGACGCCGGCCAGAACCTCTTCGAGGAGGCCGACGTCGTCGAGCGGGGCGGCAACTACGGCTGGAACGTCAAGGAGGGCACTCACTGCTTCAGCACCGAGAACGCGGCCGATCCGGACGCCATCACGGACTGCCCGGACGCCGAACCCGACGAAGCGCCCTACGACGGGAGCGAACTGATCGACCCCGTCGTCGAGTACCCCCATACCTATCAGGGCCAGAACGTCGGCATCGTGATCATCGGCGGCCACCGCTACGAGAACGACGTGATCGACGGGCTTGAGGGCAAGTACGTCTTCGGCGAGTGGACGAAAGACCCCAGCCGGAACGAGCCGCTCGGTCGGATCCTCGCCGCTACGCCACCGGACGGGTTCGACGGCGCGGACGGGGGAACGCCGACCGCTACCGAGGGCAGCGACGAGGACGCCACCGCTACTCCTAGTGGCGAGGACGCCACGACCGACACCGCGACCGCCACCGAGGACGTCGTGCCGCGGGACGAGCTGTGGGAGATGGAGGAGCTGATCGTCCAGGACGGACAGGAGGGGACGCTCAGCCAGTTCGTCCGGATGTTCGGTCAGAACGAGGAGGGCGAGATCTTCGTCCTCGCGAACCAGCTGGGGCGGCTGCTCCGGGCCCCCGACAGCGAGACCGGATACCTCTTCAAGCTTGTTCCGCCGGAGGAGGGCGAGGACCTGCCACAGGTTCCGGACCCGCTACCCGGCGCGGAGCCGACAGAGGCCGACAACGAGACCGACGGGTCGAACGGGAACTGA
- a CDS encoding DUF7115 domain-containing protein — protein MEIPDLVQDALGDEEVQAGVSLGDEDTLCFTPTRTLIYRGEGLLSDEDVSEYPHDFERLGISEGRRKTTFSLTYVDGKREFSVPGNRTDPVLERLLESALRVNGVIEPGEGLAGVFRFSELTLAVADQRMLKHVGEYTWDGDYETLAYDDVTGLHFEDGSVATAVVLEVGGRPERIKAPNDQAALLRKTLEEALFEYHGVGSLDELNRALETEDEGDDGESPASPSESSRGLGLDADIDPLVGGDGSETEQSPEQNARERPAGEGGGRATADSEWSSANAGGPADAGSRSNDRESRPTAASADRSRSAGGATGTAETTQQPTDRDDDLEAVEEQLAELTEAVQRQNELLERQQQTVKQLIKELRQGR, from the coding sequence ATGGAGATACCAGACCTCGTCCAGGACGCGCTCGGGGACGAGGAGGTGCAGGCAGGGGTGAGCCTCGGGGACGAGGACACGCTCTGTTTTACCCCGACGCGGACGCTCATCTACAGGGGTGAGGGACTGCTCAGCGACGAAGACGTCTCCGAGTACCCGCACGACTTCGAGCGGCTAGGCATCTCGGAGGGCCGGCGCAAGACGACGTTCTCGCTGACCTACGTCGACGGCAAGCGGGAGTTCTCCGTCCCGGGCAACCGGACCGATCCCGTCCTCGAGCGGCTGCTCGAGAGCGCGCTGCGGGTCAACGGCGTCATCGAACCCGGCGAGGGGCTCGCGGGCGTGTTCCGCTTCAGCGAACTGACGCTGGCGGTCGCCGACCAGCGCATGCTCAAACACGTCGGCGAGTACACCTGGGACGGCGACTACGAGACCCTCGCCTACGACGACGTGACCGGCCTGCACTTCGAGGACGGCAGCGTCGCCACCGCCGTCGTGCTGGAGGTCGGCGGCCGCCCCGAGCGGATCAAGGCGCCCAACGACCAGGCCGCGCTGCTGCGGAAGACGCTGGAGGAGGCCCTCTTCGAGTACCACGGCGTCGGCTCGCTCGACGAACTCAACCGCGCCCTCGAAACGGAGGACGAGGGCGACGACGGCGAGTCCCCGGCGAGCCCGTCCGAGTCCTCGCGCGGCCTCGGCCTCGACGCCGACATCGATCCCCTCGTCGGCGGCGACGGCAGCGAGACGGAACAGTCCCCGGAACAGAACGCCCGGGAGCGCCCCGCCGGCGAGGGCGGCGGACGGGCGACGGCAGACAGCGAGTGGTCGAGTGCGAACGCGGGCGGACCCGCGGACGCCGGGTCGCGCTCGAACGACCGTGAGTCCCGACCGACGGCGGCGTCGGCCGACCGAAGTCGCTCCGCCGGGGGGGCGACCGGCACCGCCGAGACGACGCAACAGCCGACCGACCGCGACGACGACCTCGAAGCCGTCGAGGAGCAACTGGCCGAACTGACCGAGGCCGTCCAGCGCCAGAACGAACTCCTGGAGCGCCAGCAGCAGACCGTCAAGCAACTCATCAAGGAACTCCGTCAGGGCCGCTAG